Within the Rosa rugosa chromosome 2, drRosRugo1.1, whole genome shotgun sequence genome, the region ACTTTAAACACGTCCAAAagacttttcttctctctcaaaaCTCATAAGTTCAGTTTATTTCAGATTTCTAAGTAAACACAACCTCTTTGTAACAACTAGTTTAAAATTCCTATTTTCCTTTTACTAAAATAACTAATTAACCTTAAAACTGACCGTACAAAAATAAACTAAAGTCTCATAAAAATATAATAACTATATTTCACACTACCAAAACAAATAAGGTCTGCAACAGCAAGGCCCACAAAACAAACTTAGTAAATTAGTGGATATCACAGTCCTCCCccctaaaatatatatgtatatattggTGGATTTCATATACCTATCCCGTGGAATCTGCAAATGATGCAGAAGAAAATTTGAGGAAATTAGAGGGCGAGATTTCTGATTTCAATTCCCTAAAAAATGAACGTTACCCGTGATCCAGATAgtggaaataaacactaaaaagtagtagTGAATAataggtgacctggtgaccaacgggtgaacttgctctaacagAGATAAGAATTTTGGTTTGAATAAATAAGTAGAgaaatctgaaaaaaaaaaaaaaaaggaataaatACATACAGCAGAGAGAAAACGTTTTCTGCCGAGCCATCCATCGTCATTGCCGAGCTCTGCCATCGGTTGTCCTCGAAGCAGGCTTGACCGATCTTAATCTCAGGTTTGCCTTTCTCAACATCTACAATTCTATTGGCTGAAAAATCAAACCATATGCTAAACCtctgaaaaccctaaaacattCATACGGTTAACTGCTATCCCCAAAAGCTCTTCTGTTATTGATTGTTGCTTTTGAAAATTGATTGGTGCTAATTGGTTTTGATAGGGGGAAAACTGGTGTTGTTACTTGTTAGGGTTAAAAAGGAGATGCCTCGTGATTTGGCGCGCTCAGAATCACGGTCGCCGTCTCGCAATAGGAGGAGGCGTTCCCCGTCTCCGGCGGTGGGCCATAGGTACAGCAAGAGAAGCCGAAGGGACAGAAGCAGCCGCTCTCCCTATTCCTCCTCATATTCTCATAGCAGGTGATCCCGTTAAATAtattccttccttccttccttctaATTCTTCTTAAACTCATTCGAGGAGCTCGTGCGCTTTGGATTTGCATAATGTTGATCTCTTTTGTTTTACACCTTCAAGTGGACAGGAAATTGCCTACGTTGGTATGCTTTTTCACATTTGCTCctctgactttttttttttttttttccgatcaTCTCTTCAACTACCTCTCTGGTTTTCTACACTTTAGCCTTGGTTGCTGTCATGCTAATGTCAAACAATTGCTCATCTTGTTATAAAACCTGACGGATGCCTCAATTTCGATCAAACATTCATGAACATAAGCTTTCCGCAAAATCCATTATGACGATTCTTTTTAAATAATTGAATAACATGTCTCGTATGGAGTAAAATTTAGTGTTGTCAGAGCGATATAAAGATGTATGCAATTCATAGGACTTTAAGAGAACTCAGTTTCTTCCCCCGTCATATGGGAAGTGAGCAGGTGATGGGCGCCATTGCGTGTCCTTTTGTTGCTCGATTGTGACATTTGCTTCTTCATGTGATAAAAGATGGAGCACACAAAGGTTATTCTTAACAATGTATGAGGTAACTGTACATGTTTCTAATATTTTGTGCTGCATGGTGGACTGGATTGATAGGTTAAATGTTTTTGTAGTCATTTGCAACTTTAATGCCTGTTGCTCAATAACATAATTTGTTACTATACAGACGCAAAAGTCGCTCTCCAACTCCAAGACGTCGTAAAAGTCGCTCTCCAACCCCAAGACGTCGTAAAAGTCGTTCTCCAACTCCAAGGCGTCGTAAAAGTCGCTCTCCAACTCCAAAACGTCGGAAAAGTCGCTCTCCAATTTTGAAACGTTATAAGAGGCAGAGAAGTAGGAGCTCTTCATTGTCTCCTGTTCACAAAACTCCTACTTCAAGTCTCGGAtcattggagaagaaaaatgcaagtgaaaaattaagaaaggaagaggaagaacagaAGAAAAGGTATATCAATTACTTGACATCATTCTGTTTTTCCATATAAAGATTTCATATGACCTTTTGTCAGTTTCATTTTTAGAGTAGACTACAGTTTAATAATTCCTAAGGTTATGTGGAGTTGTAATTTCACGTTGTTAATAGTTCTCTTCTAAGTTATGCATATTGATTTCTGCTGAATGGTTTGCTTGAAGGTGTAGTATTAGGTTTGGATTTTTTAATTGCTTCCTATCTTGTTTGGTTGATTGAAATGATATATGGTATCACGATTCTAGAAGAAGAAGCTTGAATACGTAGTTGAATTTTGTCTACCCTAGAGGCCCAACTTTGTGGTAGATGTCCCTCTTCAAATTCGCGTTTTAGATGTCAACACTTTTTAAGAATGAAATTTAGGACTGCTACTGTTTGACAGTTTGATTTGCACATAACATGTTTTAATGTCTAAGAATGTTAGCTTTACTAACATGGAGTGGAAACCAAAAATCTAAACCTGCAACACTTGAACCAAATTTCTACGTATTCGGGGATGCAGGGCTTGCAATCcaatttaatgaaaaatgagCTCTGGAGCCTGTTTGTTAGTcctttctgtttattttttcaTCAACTAACTTATTTCGTGAATGTTTTCTTATCTGTTGATTGGATAATCAATTTTTGTCTTtgctttttactttttcttaatGAAATTTTGTTTCTTATCACAAAAGATTTTCTTTCCtattaaaaaaattgaatgcAGTTTTTAAACTAAAGCAATGACTTTTGTCTAATGTGGTTATCAAAATATGTTGTTAACTGTGCTTTAATAACTGGTAGGCATTGTGATGCAGACTGGCATATACAGTAATGGATTTAAGTCTGGAGATTATTTATATAATTTGTAATTTACCTGAAATGTGGCtttacttactttttttttttttttaattggcaTAATTTTTGTTACTGATGGGTGCAAAGTTTtagattagggtttagggaaatCTTTTGCGTGAGTAGTAGCAGTCAAATCTTTGACCATTTATTTTACATTGTGAAAGGACATGTGCATGATAGGAGTCATAGGGCTTGGTAACCCCATAGTTGGACAGCAAAAGGTGTATCAGTGAAAGTAGACAAGTATTTTAATCCTTTGACAGAATTGGTTCTTATTTAAAAAGGTTTTTCCATCTACAGGATTGGGAAGTCATAAATTTGTTACAGAGTTCACCAACTATAATTGTATGTTTGATTTTAGAAGTCAATGATTTGAATGTATGCAGCTGATTCCAAATGCATAAGTCATTCCCAATCTAACACTTGTTAggttattttttataaatctaaaGCCATAGATAAGTATGTATTGACCCGTTTTATTATTCCTTTTGATAAGATTGTTGAGAGGCTGTGTTGAGTTATGACACTCCAATTGTTAGGGACTGGAAGTTGGCCGTGCACAAAGTTTTTCTTGTTCTAGGCGATTGACTTGTGTTCTTAGCCTTGTTTCCTATAGTTTTGAAGATGTTTATTTGTGTAAATGGATTTCTTGTTCACTATTGTGTTTTCTCTCTTTATATTTAGAAATAACTTGTTTCTTTtccacagaaaaaaaaaaatttaagagtTTGCAGATTCCTATCACTTGTGGGGCTGTGTGAAAGGCAAAAATTTTCAAAGATATGAGAGTAGTGGTGGCTAGGAAGATATGCTGTGATGGACATTATATGGGTCCATCATGCTAATAAACAGAAGAGTTTTTAGGAGATGAGGGGGAAATTTCGGGAATTTTGGGCTTTTTTTATGGCTTTGGCTTCCTGAATTAGGGATAGTTCCTTTTTTATGAGCTTCAGTTTTTTCAGAAGTTTGGAATAATGTTTGTTGTCTTCCACAGTAGACTTTTGCAGCTTTTTGGATATATCACCCTCTATTTTCTCCATTCTCTCTTTTCTGAATGTAATGTTGTTTACTATAAAAATTCGGGAAAAAATCATCTGAGTGAACATTgttgtcgagcttctttttagGAGTATCTGGGGTGGGTTGAGCAGAATGTAACTCTCCTTCACAAattataaggagattggtgttACAACTGGGCTGAGGCTGTTTTGTATGATAGGGATGTAAAATTGATTAATAAGATGTGTAGGGAATTGGGTGGTTTATTAAGAACTGATGCAATAAACTAGACATATTATGGTCTGTCCTCATGTCTAATGGTAGTTGATATGTTGGAAGACTGATATTTTCTCGGTATCACCAATCATTGGTTATAGCGGATATTGTTTGTTTAGACTTGTGCTTCAGTAGGACACTCTCTGATGTTTGTGCACAGTTTCATTTCTGTAGTATTGGGGAAGCACACTAATCAGTTAACTTGCTGAACAATTACAATTTGGTAGACCCAAATGATGTGGAGATCTTTAAGAGAAGTACCTCCTACAGAGAAGTACCTCTTGTGGCATAACCTTAGAAACTTACATATGCAACAGCTAGGTTGATTAAAGTTTTGGTTGCAAGTTCAGTTGATCCAGGTTAACCTCTGTTTTGACTGCATGACTCACTAGACTGCCAATTCCTTATCTATGGGCTTGAGTTCGCTTCCGTGTTCCAATCATAGTTCTTCATTACTGTTGAGGTTCCTGCTATACCAAAAAaggacacaaaaaataaagaaaagaaagtggTTGAACTTCTGATTCTATCTTGTAAATATGTGCCCAACCGTCTCATCATTGCTTTGGTGCATATGATACTCGAGAAGCACTAAACTTTTGCATTATATACAAAGCAATAGTCTTTTGATGTCTAATAAATTCAGTTCAAATTTGAAGTATTTCAATGATTAGTATTAAAAATGCAACAGGTTACTTGACATTCTCCTCTACAGGCTTTTCTGAAGGATGATACTGCTATAGTTCAGCTTGTTATATTTGATGATCAAAATGGGTGCATCCTTTATCTACTATTCACCAGTTTTGAACTCATTTGTTTGGATCAGAATACATTAGAGGTATGCCTTAATAGCTTAAGCATAACGTAGTGCCATTGTCCTCATGAAGGTTAGTTTGGCATATATTGTACTCGGAAAATCACgagagagagggggaggaaAAAAAGTAGTGTGTATGGTGATTGATGTTCAATTTCCATCGCAGTCTGGATTCAAAACATTCGGAAAAAAGAAAGCAGCAGTTCCCTTCTTGATAGGCCACTTTATTGCTTAACATATTTTCCTTTACACAGGCGACAACATGAAGCAGAATTGAAGCTCATAGAAGAAGAGACCTCAAAAAGAGTGGAAGAAGCAATTCAGCGGAAAGTTGAGGAGAGCTTGAATTCTGAGGAGATTAAAGTAGAAATACAGACGCGGATGGAGGAGGGACGAAAGAAGCTTCTAAATGAAGTTGCGGCTCAACTTGAGAAGGAAAAGGAAGCAGCTATTATTGAGGCTAGACATAAGGAGGTAAATGACTGCTAAACACGTGTCATCCCTTTTTATCTTGGTATGGAGGCACATTAATGTCTGATCATGATGTACTCTCTCTATTGTGATGATTAAATTCATCATTGCCTTTTTAGTTTGGGAAAGGATGATTTGTTTCAAGTTCCAATGATGTTCAAAGCAAGGGACAAACTAGAAAAGAGCATGTACTGTAGTATGTCTTTAAGTTTAAGATCATGAAAAATGAGAACTGGTAATATCTATAATTCCATAAGGGCTGTGGGGTTGTCATGAACGGAAGCACGCCTACTGGAGATGGATTGAGACATAATGAAAGAAGGCATGGAGTGTCTTATGTTTGTGGTGTTATACTACTGATGACTTCCACAGGAACGTTACATAGTTTCTTGGTTTACAGGAACAAGaccagaaagagaaagaagagctAGAAGGGATGCTTGAAGAGACTCGGAGAAGGGTAGAAGAAGCTCAAAGAAGGGAAGCTTTGGAGCAGCAGAGGAGGGAGGAGGAGCGGTACAGAGAGCTAGAAGAGCTCCAGAGACAAAAGGAAGAGGCGATGCGAAGGAAGAAACAAGAGGAGGAGGAACAACGGTCTAACCAAATGAAGCTGTTGGGTAAGAACAAATCCCGGCCAAAATTGTCATTTGCACTTGGATCCAAATAGACAATTTGTATTGAACTTATGTCCTTAGAGCCGATTGCATTTGTGTACTAAGAATCTGAGAACATTTGATCAAAACAGTTTTTGGTTTATAATGTAATCAGTTCTCAATTGTTTGCGTCCTTCCCTCTAAGCCTATGTGAGAGCAACAAAGAAAGACTTCAGTCTTGTATTGGTATGTGGCTTGGCCAGGAGTTACCAGGCGGCTCAGAGCTTGAGTTGGGAGTTTAGGAACTCGAGTTTGGAGTCTTAGTTTTCAGGGTTTCGACTCTGCATTTTGTAGGAATGAAATATTCTATTCCTCTCTCTTGGATGAAATTTCCATTCCTAGGCTATTGCAACTGGGTCAAAAAGTTTGATCGCAGAACTGGGTAGTTCTAAGTTGGGTAGTTTCGAGAAGACGGATCTTTTTAGAGCTCTGGTGCTTCAATAGAAAGGCCTATAACGGAGGAGCAAAATCGAAAACTAGCTAATCGGTCCACAATAATGTTTAACACGCATTCTTTGCTTACCTTCGTGATCCTCAAGACAAGCAAGGGGAGTATGAATAGGTGGCGCTCAAATGTAACAACAGTCGGTAACCACGTTGCACTCTATTACTGAAAGATGCATTTTGTCATAGTACCTTGTTCCGCTCAAACCATAAAACGTTAAGTTGCTTACCAGGCAGCTCATCCATTATGTCTAGTACCCATCATTAAGTGTAGGAGCAGGGTGATTCACAGCCAACAAATGTAAAGAACAATTAGCCCAGAAAAGTTCAACAACCTTACAATCTTTAAAAACATGTATGTGTAACTGTCTCCGGTAGCAGACCTCAGATAAAAATTCTCACCTTTGGTGGCACATGATCGTTCCACACGCGGTTCCAATATTTTCCCAAAGCTCCTTCAGCTACTGTACTAGAAGTAGATGCCTGATCAGTAGAACTTCTCAAGCTTCTTAAAACATGATAGCCACTCTTTACATTGTACCCATGGTTATCGTGGGGCTGAGCCTTCCAGTTAGGATTGGTTCCAAACCCTTTTAACGAACTTCATatgtaacaaaaagaaaagggcaAAAAGATGAGAGTTATAGTCTCATGTTTAATATTATTTGAAACTTTTCGCACTAGGTCTCTGAATTCTTAGGACCGGCCCTGATCCTCAGCTCCTCCTCCACCTCCAACCTCAaccctcctcttcttccttctctgCCTCCAATGTTTTATATAATAATGGACATCGTTCTTGGAAAAGAACTGATGTTATTATAAGTAACTATATCGATTCATGCAATATTAAAGTATGCAGAATGAATCTCAAATCGTGGGATATGTGGCAAATATGCGTCAAGCTTATGAACAACAAGCAAAAGTTCTTGGGTACCAATGTGTAAAACAGTATAAAATATTGGTTCTGaaatgagtaacgatgttaaaatgtaTAGTTGTTCTGTTGGACCTATACTTCATTAAGCACTAAAGTTTGACAATAGTTAAACATTAAAATGATCATTATAACATTTTTGCATCGATGCAGGATGGTAAACTGATTTGGGACTTCGGTTTTTAACCGTTGGTTGGTTTTTCATGATCTTTCTCAACACACACAAAGACATTGGTCGATTTTTTGTTttacatcggctaaaaaccgatgtctggtgACATTATCCTAGCAGTGGATGATCAGGCAACTGTAGAGATTGCACACAACCCAGTACAATGATCGTACTAAACACATGGAAGTGGACCGgcacttcattaaagagaatCTGGACGGGAATGTGATTCGATTTCTGTCAAAAGATCAGCTTGCAGATGTTCTCACCAAAGCAGCGTTAAGTTAAGTATATAATAGCTGACTTAGCAAGTTGGGCATGAACGAGAGTTTGATCAGGCTTTCcaacactacaagaaaaatggAGCTCTATCTAAGCTATTCTTTGGTTCAATAACCAATTATCAAAATGATATGATTTTGAAGTGACAATACCCTAACAAGTCTCTTCCAGATTGGAAAAAGACCACCACATTACCAGATaattctgaaaagaaaaaaaataatggacTCGGAAAAATTTTCAATCTGACTATCCAGAAAATATGTGTGTGAAGCCCTGTATTCTCCCAGCCAAGCTGCAAAGCCGTATCAACGAGAGTTTGATCAGGCTTTCCAACACTACAAGAAAGAAGATGATGCTGACGGGCATTTGGAGCTAGAAGGGACAAACCGAATGAACAGGCACACATTCATTACTATTCGGCTTCGGATTCCCCTTATGATTGCTTCTAGGACCAAGGGCGTTTGCAGTAGAACTCAGAATATCAGAATTAAAAGCCACACTAGCCTTGCTGCTACCCAAAATATAACATTATGAGAAAAGGGAATTACAAAGAGATTATGTACTGTCAGGTATTAATTAATAGAAAAGGTGGTCTTTCAAAAATTCTTTCAGCGGAACTGGGTGATCATCACTGAGAATGAGAACGATTCTATCGTGTCGAAGCCGAATGTATTGGTCAAGGATCAAGCTCTAAGGGCTTGAAGTACTTCCCATCTATGAGGTAAGTGCCAATCGTTAGACGTACCGCCCACACATCCTTAGGCTTTCTTGACACAATTCTGCACCAAGTAATTAAACACACTAGAGGATATTATAATTGGGTACTTGACAATGCAATATATACCATGAACAAGACATCGTTGATGGAAATacaaaaatgaagattaaaCAACGTACCTTCCAACATCACCAGGCTTGACTAAGCCAGAGTTAACCCTGAGGCATGGAACTGATGCTGCGGTTTTTATCATTCTCGGAGCCTCGACCACAATAACAGGAGACCCAATTGCAAGCTTGGATTTCTTTGCATTTGCAGGCAACTCAGACTCCGTCGATTCACACTTGACATTGACAGCATTTGGGTTACGTTTGTGAGAGCTTAAGCTGGTGAACTGCAGTCCTGACTTGTTGTCATAAAGCTGTGAACATGTAAATGCAGTAGTGGAAGAGAGAGATAATGCCATGATAGGAGAAGTAGCGTCTTGTTTAGGACAAGGGATAACATATATGTGGCCTCTTTGTCTCTCTCAAGTCTGAAGCATATGTCGTCTCGCCTAGAAAAAATAAGCCATAAATACCTATTTACTACCCTAGGTTTCACTTTAGCGTCAATCTGATATCTTAAATTTTATTTCAGCTAATTTGCTATCCTTCCGTCAAATTTACTACTCTAGCCTTTCAAGATTAACCAAGTTGCTTtcctaaattttcaaaattcgCCATTTGCTACcctatattttcaaaattcatcAATGTTTAAATGAAGGACAAATTGATATGACAAAAGAATAGTAAATTGGAAATTGGTTAATTTTGAAaacataaaaa harbors:
- the LOC133732115 gene encoding uncharacterized protein At1g10890 isoform X1 produces the protein MPRDLARSESRSPSRNRRRRSPSPAVGHRYSKRSRRDRSSRSPYSSSYSHSRRKSRSPTPRRRKSRSPTPRRRKSRSPTPRRRKSRSPTPKRRKSRSPILKRYKRQRSRSSSLSPVHKTPTSSLGSLEKKNASEKLRKEEEEQKKRRQHEAELKLIEEETSKRVEEAIQRKVEESLNSEEIKVEIQTRMEEGRKKLLNEVAAQLEKEKEAAIIEARHKEEQDQKEKEELEGMLEETRRRVEEAQRREALEQQRREEERYRELEELQRQKEEAMRRKKQEEEEQRSNQMKLLGKNKSRPKLSFALGSK
- the LOC133732115 gene encoding uncharacterized protein At1g10890 isoform X2, translated to MRRKSRSPTPRRRKSRSPTPRRRKSRSPTPRRRKSRSPTPKRRKSRSPILKRYKRQRSRSSSLSPVHKTPTSSLGSLEKKNASEKLRKEEEEQKKRRQHEAELKLIEEETSKRVEEAIQRKVEESLNSEEIKVEIQTRMEEGRKKLLNEVAAQLEKEKEAAIIEARHKEEQDQKEKEELEGMLEETRRRVEEAQRREALEQQRREEERYRELEELQRQKEEAMRRKKQEEEEQRSNQMKLLGKNKSRPKLSFALGSK
- the LOC133733030 gene encoding protein CHLORORESPIRATORY REDUCTION 42, chloroplastic, coding for MALSLSSTTAFTCSQLYDNKSGLQFTSLSSHKRNPNAVNVKCESTESELPANAKKSKLAIGSPVIVVEAPRMIKTAASVPCLRVNSGLVKPGDVGRIVSRKPKDVWAVRLTIGTYLIDGKYFKPLELDP